The sequence GTACTCCattacaccaccacccaccacaacctcaataatgaacataaagtagaattatcacctttctgacaatgtcaacaaaatctgaaaaatgtataaacttcataaaagtagaatttatggcagagctgttgtattgatttgtattagattgcacagatatacctaataaagtggccagtgagtgtatattGAACAAGATTCAAGTCAAGATTACAAATGAGAAACAATAAGGTCACTGAAAGACAgtttttctaaatgtatttacaaGGGATTTTAATGATGTGTAACTTAATTTTTCTGGACAgtattttattcaaaaaatatCCAGATTTCAGTGGATGAATCAAACcttaatgaaaacaatgatgatgaaataCTTTTAACTGTCAAAGATTGTTTTCATAATGGTTTATTTCACATTCCTGcgtttttttggggtttttttttgatgcATTTAATTTCAGCACATACAGCTGAACTGATCACCATTCAAGCCAGaacaaatgtcacagaaaacCAGGTGGAGACTctaaagagagatggagaaggtAAGACACTAAACTAATTTAATATGTAGAGTTTTGTTGTAATCGTATTTAGATCATATCAAACCCTTCTTGGAATGGTCAGTAGTAGAATAATACACAGAATAACgatgtgtttttatgaatggATTTACAAACTGGATTTAAACTGGATTTACAGTTATTAAccatcatattactgttacatCTGCCACTTTAAAAGtatgtttctctcactctcagcCAAACAGGTGGCTTTCTCAGCCTCTCTGTTGGCTTCAGGCGAAGTAACAGTCGGACCGTTTAACACAGACACTCCTTTGGTCTTCAGACACGTTGTCACAAACATTGGAGACGCCTACAGCCCAAACACAGGTACTTGAATTCACAAATTTTAACAATCACTTTGACTTTTCATTACAACAGTCAATTCTCCATTTAgatcaaatgacaaaaaaatgtcccaCAGGGTTTTTCATTGCACCAGTCAGAGGAGCCTACCACTTCGAGTTCTACATAGGTGCACATGGACATGATTCACATCCTTCAGGTGCTGTGTTGGTCAAGAATGGAGAGCAAATCTTTATTGCATATGAGCATCAGACATCCCATTATGGGAGTTCTGCCAATGGCGTCACACTGCTTCTAGAGGTCagagatgttgtgtttttgcgTCAGTGGGCTAACACAAGGATATTTGACAATGTAAATCACCACAGCACCTTCAGTGGTCATCTGCTTTTCACCATGTGAGAAAGAAACAGTCctttttcctcacacacactgtagcagTGTACCAGTCTTTACtgataaaagctgttttaataaGAAAAGGTTCATGAATTTTTCATCTGTGTCTGGATTTGCATCAAAACATACAGTGATAGATTGTGATGTGCCAGATTTTTTCATTTGATCAAGGACATGCAGTAATTCATGAGAAAACTGTGATACTGATCAAAAATCCCTTATTTCACAATGTTAagaaacataatataataataatctaataatataaaaataatcctGTATCTTCACCTGGATTCACatcagcaccacaaactacttATTTCCTTATTAATACCTTTTTGCTCCATCTTACCTTTACTGTCTGATTTCTTTACactgtgttttactttgttcTACAGAAACGTGAATGCTCATATGCTGTTGATGTTAATGTGAAAGGAAAATTCCCTCTGTACCTTTGAAAGTGTTTAGCTGTGCATTTGTTATTTGTAAGTATCTAAATatgcaacaacaacatcaataGTTTGTACATATTAagtgtatattattattatcatattctcttgcatttgaataaaataataaacgtCATTGCAGTACTGTCATGAATTGTGGAGCAGGTGgaaaactaaactaatcagacaacaaggaacaggtgggAAGACACAGgggcagggcagggctgacgaacatgatgcagggcaggtgtgcaGGGAAAAACGGGCCGGGGAGGAGTGcaggaacacaggaggaaaacagagcaaacagaaaacaaaaatcgAGAACACACAATTAAGCTCAAGAAAGTCACAAATGCCAGCAggccaaatgcaaacaaaatgcACTGTGCTACTGTACAGAGATAAATGGGCTGCAAGATAAACTAAGACATGCAAACTCCTGGAGTCCAAAACATAGATCTCTTCCACAACCCAAAAACCGATTCACCACTTAGAGTGAGAACTACATGAAAAGCACCAAACCTGGAAGTACAGAGAAACCAGCCCAAAACACATTCTCAGGtagtaaaacaaaacagctcTGTATGCTCACATGTATACAAACTTAAATGTCAGGACAAAGGTTAACTACAATAAGCAGTAATATCTCAAGGGATCCTTCAATACAATACTATCTTATCTGTCAATCTTCCACTCAGTCCAGACTTAACACCACAGGGATAAAGCTGAGGGTCTCTGGTCGACTGGTGGAGAATGGCAGCTAGAGACACAGAGTCAGACTGCAAACAGAGCCATAACAAGTACTATTTGTGGACTGTTGTGTTTCAAAATGATCATAGCTGGCAGTGAGAAATGTAAGATTGGTCAAAAGTATTTTTATGATTGAACAATGTTTAGACCCACTAGTTAAACATAAACTGTACTTTTTATGTAGAGTGAGTAAATATAATGTAGTTTAAACTGactgttttattcattcatgatATTATAATGACCTTATTACAGTATTTAATACGCACAGAGGTTGTATTTTGATCTCTTTTATAGCTATAAATTTCCTGtaatatttctctctttctgttcatTCACATTCTAATCAGTCTGATTACACACTAATTATTTGCAGACTTGTGCTCAACATATTCAAACATGTCATCAATAGCGCAATAGCACATTTTTTATACCAAACTACTTACAACTAGAAACTTGGATCCAATAGTTGCAcatattttgattatttgttATATTCATCTTTTGGATATATAGCACCACCATGTGGCCTGTTATAAAGTTCCTTTGAGACAGAGCCCAATACTTTGAATCAAATTTGCATTCATTGATTTCCTGTGATTTGTAATTGTTGCTTGTGCAGTTGGTTTCTgcttcttttattgtttttaagcTTCGCTGTATAATACAATTGGCCTGGTAGGTTGTTTTATATGTTAAGCATGTAACCATAAGAGGAGTGTCTGAGTCATGTGTTTGGTACATGCATTGATACTTCCTGAACAGACAGTCAGTGGTGctccactttggtccaaactgtaatatctcaacaactatttgataattctcctgtttttgtctATTTGAAACAGTAACTGTACAGAATAATACTGAGTGTGCATGTTGGTGTCATAAATGTAAAGAGATGTAGTCTGTCATGGACAATCTGTTTCCACTGTAGTCCAAATATCAAAAAACCTTTTCTCTGGTTAGTCTCTCCCACCTTTTTAGCCATTTAACAATGACAACAGGTAATACAGAATGATTTAACACATGCTCAGAAAGGGTGTAGTTGTATTTTACCGCCATATTGTAATTACAGTATCATGGATGCAATTAATTTTTAATAGTATATTGTAACTACGTTCAAACTTACACATACGTAGCTGGTGCAAagcctgcagaaacacaaactgttaaaTAATCACATCAACCCTTTGATTACTGTTTTTAATCAATTGTTTAGTATATAAAATGGATATGaacataaatgtaatgtttaatgaGGTGAAAGTGACTCTTCAAATAGCTTGCTTGGTCTgataaacagtccaaaacccacaTATATTAACTTTactgtgatataaaacagagaaaaggagcaaatcctcacatatgAGAGGCTGGAACTAGCAAATGCTCATCATTTcagcttgataaatgacttaaatgtttaatgaacTATCAAAATTTTTGTTGATCAGTTAATGagctaattgtttcagcactagcTGACCCTAAATAATGAGTTATTCATTTGGAGGGAAACATTTGATGCTCTTCTTGGTTTATTGCTTTACTGCTGtaactaacaaacacacagtggacGTCTCATTTAAAAAGCACACAGGTTTTATTGCATATCAATTTCATGTATAAATTCTTCATAGCATTGGAAAGATTACATTTGGTATACATTGCTATTCTACAGAATTAACATCAGAGTCATATCTTTTCAATGAAATTTCTCTAAAGTACATCTTCAATAATCACAAgcatcaaaagaactgcaatttCAGAATTGTTCAATATTATTCTACAAtcctttattgtttttcattatgtCTTCTCCCACAAGTCTTTTCTACGTCTTTCAGAGCCGCCTGCCCAAACATCTGTAAGGCAGTCAAAAACTTGAAGTCAAACCTACTAACCTAACCACATGTACAATAAGTGCATCTAcggatttatttttttcttttcttttttttctcattttttgatttgatacacatttcacaaatggACATCATTATGACTGCTAAACACGTCATGcacaatatcttttttttttgtttgttttcaataaacATAACAGAGGCGATATACAACTCagattcaaacaaaacaagcaccATCCATTTAAACCCatatttttcaatgattttttttcttcagacaAATGCaccattgtttttcattctttaaaatactatacagttaaaaagaaacaatatgtatatttttactttctCCTGTAACAGTGGGGGGAAAACAGCAACCATGTTCTATTATGCTGAAACATATTTCAGCGACCATCTGCCAGAATACTTTCTGAAGTTGGCAAAATGGAATACTTCAATGCCTTCAATTCATTTGCTTTACACAGCGCGTACTTATTACAGTAGTCCATGACATGAATTACTACATATAGTCAACCTCAAAACTTAGCAACCCAAGTCTTTACATTTTATAACCACGAGTTGGAAAACAATGAGTTTACCATGAATGAAATCTCATTCAGTAGAATTATAAAAAGAGACTTCTGTCTTTAGAAAAATGAGATGTCCAAGCATCACACTCCCACCTGCTGTCGTGAAGAAAAATTACAGTGCTTCTGTTTCAGGTTTTTCTTATCTCTCCATGCCGAGCTCAAGGTACTGCTCATCTACTGAAAGTGAAAGaagtctgaaaatgtgttttaagttcTGGAGACCTAAGCCTGATCAATTTATGGCTTGGACCCATAATATGGTTTAAGTGCTAGTTTGAAAATACAGCATCAGGCCTAGTTCTGAAAGTCCCAGTAGCAGGGAGGACCAAGGCAACAATGATCAACAATGCTCATCCCCCCTGCCTTCTGCAGCTATCTACAGTTATCTACAGTAAATGACTCATACCCTCCACGGCACAGCTACCTTGTAGACCATATGGAATGAGTTTTCAGTATGatctcaaaagaaaaacagggaaTATAAAGGTAAACTCATGATCAAGAGTTTCTCTTTTCCCCATCCAGAATCAACTAGACATTTTTTGTGTTAACATGTGTTAGAAGGACCGACCAGCAGAATTATGATGTCCATTTTAATACTATTTGTGGTTTACTTTATTTACTctatttttttggtttcatgagTCCTTGCCTTTCTTCTTGCTTGGCCAGCGATTCTGTCGCTCCAACGCAGCAAAGACCAGATGTTCATGCagatgtgactgtgtgttttagacTTTTGGACCAACTAATTCTTAAAAGAATATTAATTGTTCACACTAAATGTATCAAATGAAAACCAGAGGGAAAGGGGAGCTTGAGGTGGTAGAAACTAGTCAGATTCAATAGTGTGACAACATAATGCCCTTTTCTGACATTCATAGTGACAGTTGTCCAAATCTGCCCTCCACCCCATAATACTTGAACAAGACACATTCAGCATTCTGGGTAAAATTGTTGAActgaagcaagaaaaaaactaaacactGCAGGACGTTACAATGCCAAATAGGATCTAAAAGTAACTACAGCTATCTTtcactataaataaaaacaattaatttcatGGGTTCTTTCCATTTTGGCACACTGACGCATCAGAACCGGAGATTCACAATCTCCCTCACGTTCTGACAGGCGTTCATTCCTTCAGCAACAAGAAAAGAGGGATAAAAtgacttttcttcattttcgCTCCTCCAGTCAtgacaaaacaaccaaaaataaatacatacacacacttctgAAATCAAATATATAAGAGcataataagagaaaaaaaattatgacaGCAAATGCAAGCCCCTTGGAAATGAAATGATTGTCAGAGAACATAACATTTTCTATGGGTTATTTGGCACATACCACTCTTGCTATGAACATCTAGGTTATTTTGTACATCATATGACAATATACAATTTTGGTCCTTCtctaaaataattatattaataatttagCACTGCGGTGCCTACAAAGAAACAATACTGTGGTATCTAAGAggaaagaaagtaaataaaattaacaaatgatgtgaaatgaaTAAGCAGAGAAAGACTTTCCtcatttttttgagtgtcatttaaattcattttcagcATGATCACATTGGGTAACCAATTACAATGGCTAATGTCCCAGATAGCTCATTAAAATCACCAGTCACTGTGCACatttgaacattgaacatcatTCTCCGTGTAATCATTCAAAAAAATCGGCTTAAACAGTCTACTGGAACTGTCATTTCCTCAAGTAACATTTAGTGTGGTGCTATTGTTGATTCTGCAGTTAGAACTGAAACAAGATCAGTAAATGTGTCGCCCATGATTGGTGGGGGGAACCTGGAGACAATAGTGCACGCGCCCACTATGTTCCTGGTGTTGCTCCGGGTGAAACAGCACCACCTTGTGGACATACAGTGCTAATGCAGTGCTGATGCTGCAGTGCTTTTAGCAGGCGGTGTACACAGACTTTAGTGACATACTAGTCATTAATTGTCTTTATGAGAGCCTTACGtagggtctctgtggtgctggAGTGAGCCTTGTGGACTTGGGGAGGATCAGAGTAATGCAAAGTTTAAATGCTGTTGAGAAGCATTCATCACGTCCTTCACATCAACAGGAGCTTAGCAGTGCTTTCTCTTTGACAGAGTTTTGTGAGACCCCTCACCTAGGGAcaatctctccctcctctctctctctctctctcacacacacacacacacacacgcacgcacgcacgcacgcacgcacacacacacacacacgcacgcacgcacgcacgcacgcacgcacacacacacacacacgcacgcacacacacacacacacacacacacactcacattcttTCACTCATGAATGTATGTGACACTGAATTCTCTGCTCCTCACGTCTTCTCACTACTCATGTCCACTTGTGTCTCTTGTTTCTATCCATTTGTGAAACTAATGTTCCTCCTACTCTTCCTCccacttcctctctttctctctctcttctagATGTGGTTGAGCGGGTGAAAGCTGCTCGTCTCAGACGGTCCACCTCCCATGCTCAGCCAAGCGTCCAGAGAGTTCTGGGAGGGCGCGTGCAAAGGGTTGTTCTCTGAGAGAGACAGCATCATTGCATAAGCCTGCGGGAGAAGACAGGTGACTTTTAACAAGAAGAAAGTGCATAGTTcgatatttttaaacatttgttttctatTACATTCTATAGATAAATATTAAGATTGTGTGATGACTAGTGTTTCTTGCTCCACTGAACTTGTAAAAATGTTgccatgttcccagatctcagcaatgaATCTGCTAAGTGcaacattataatataatacataagaattatcctttaaaactATACCTTGATATGATGTTTCATTAGGCTGTTTTAAGAGTAAAGATCACAGAAAAGGTAAGAGCAGTTTACAGGTAAAATGTTAGTTGTTaagtgagaggaaaagaagtgAGGGAGTTGTTTCACGCATTGCTGAGTGgattaaaaatcttttattttatttatctggaAACATGAAAGAATCCATCTCATCCCTTATCTCTGTCTCCAAAGGACACATTGTGGCCCTCCTCCTGTCTTATCAGAACATGTCTTTTCTGTCCTTCCCTCTCTTAGCGGACATCCAAAAGCCAGTCACATACCTGGGTTTTAGCCTGCCTGTACAATGTCTCTTTCAATGCTTCCGACTCTAGTGAAGTGTTAAATATGTCTTTAACATCAAAGGGTTGCTCATCATTGGCTGCTTTAAGTAACCCATCCAGGCTCTTGGGAAAGCTGGGCAGACCCTCAAGGTCCAAGAGAGAGCCCTCCTCCTCTACACACCTGCAccgagggatggagggatggcaGAGATAGGGCAGTATGGATGGGTCGGTAAGGATGAGTAAATGGATGGAAAGATAGATGTAGGAAAGGGACAGATGGAGAGTTAATGCCACGTTGGTGTGGGGTAGGGGGTTTAGgtgaaagaaaatatgaaaagaagagaaaaaaagaggtacGATTAATAAAGGTACAGAAAGGTAGAGGGAGTATactggaagaagaaaaaggagagaagagtcGGAGCAGTAGCTGACCTCTTGTTAGCTAAACTGAAACGAAAGATGAGAAGACTACTGATGTACGCTTGATGGATGAATTAACAGGATACATAAAGAGATACTGCTAATCTCATTCTTTATTCACATCAAGTTATGATGGTCTCACTGAACAGATGACCTCATCCCTTGAATCCAGCACATGGACTTTACTCATTAATGTTCAATAGAAAATAACTTTGACAGATTCACAAAGTAAATCATgttaaaaatgaacagatcTCAGTAAGAAATGTTGCACTGTACAACTTTCTCAGTACAGCCAGCTGCCAGAATCTAGTTAGCGATCTTTTTGCTAGCTCACTTTCCTGATGAATTAATGCATTTGTTATATGTGTTGTTTCTGCAATTGCtgctgatttatattttatcatatacTGTCTCCTACCTTAGTTTTTCAAATTGTAAATAGAGACAAAAAGGTCATGAGAAAAAGACGAGACCTACATAAAGTCAGTGAACTTACACAAGAAGATGAACCAGGAGTGATTTTTGGAAGGAACCTATACATTCAGTCCATGTTTTACCTCCTTCTCAGTGCGTAGAGTTGTTTAGTATTGACATTAATTGTAATGAAAGAAGGTATAAGGTTtctgttcagtttctgttgaaaCAGGAGATGGGCAGAATAACTAAAACACCTCAAAGATTACtgtgatgttttaatgttcCATTAATCTTGACTATCATTGATGTGTTGATCCCAAACATTTTGtagctgtattttgttttggtgttgtATTGGACTGTATTATTGCAAGTTGGTTGTGTGATTTTGTTCCTCACATATCCAAGATATAATTAAAATACTCAAAATTTATTGTTGTGACACGCTGGGGAAAGGATTTGTTGTTACACCCAGTTTATTAACACTAAACATTGCAGCTATACCAGCTACTTACAGGCTGCAACATATACTGAGTACACTACTTCAGTGCTTACAGCTCGGTGttgatttcagttcatttaggtTAAAATATAATCACATTTAGAGACTAAACCAAAATACTTCAGAGATTGTGGCTGTTATCCAATGTCCATC is a genomic window of Thunnus maccoyii chromosome 4, fThuMac1.1, whole genome shotgun sequence containing:
- the LOC121895390 gene encoding complement C1q-like protein 2; protein product: MSGLLAEQRVEIRHLQRDNEAQAAKLRELETQKTEVDNLKQQLQAHAAELRELEMQKTEVDKLKQKQEAHTAELITIQARTNVTENQVETLKRDGEAKQVAFSASLLASGEVTVGPFNTDTPLVFRHVVTNIGDAYSPNTGFFIAPVRGAYHFEFYIGAHGHDSHPSGAVLVKNGEQIFIAYEHQTSHYGSSANGVTLLLEVRDVVFLRQWANTRIFDNVNHHSTFSGHLLFTM